One segment of Choristoneura fumiferana chromosome 26, NRCan_CFum_1, whole genome shotgun sequence DNA contains the following:
- the LOC141443090 gene encoding insulin-degrading enzyme-like — MHSNMTSPQCAPRQPRSPGPRGPGSNPGTPGTPTPAVLKRYDDITKSQEDKREYRGLELSNRLKVLLISDPTTDKSAAALDVNVGMSCPF; from the exons ATGCACTCCAACATGACGTCCCCGCAGTGCGCCCCGCGGCAGCCGCGTAGCCCCGGCCCCCGCGGCCCCGGGAGCAACCCCGGAACCCCCGGAACCCCGACCCCCGCTGTTTTGAAGCGATACGACGACATTACCAAGTCGCAGGAGGATAAGAGGGAGTATAG AGGCCTGGAGCTCTCAAATCGCCTTAAAGTCTTGCTGATCAGCGACCCGACTACTGACAAGTCAGCAGCGGCCTTGGACGTCAATGTTGGTATGTCGTGCCCTTTTTAA